A window of Microbispora hainanensis genomic DNA:
TGACCAGGTGCAGCACGCGCAGCAGCAGCGGCAGGCCGGGGAAGAACGCGACGAGCCGCGGCGCGTCGGGGTCGTCCGGCCGGCCGTCGTAGCCGTATTGCGCGATGTCCATGAAGTTGTAGGAGTCGTACCGGTTGAACCGGTCGAGGATCGGGTCCTCCGTGCGGCCCGGCGCCGCGAGGATCAGGTAGATGTACGACGCGACCTGCCAGAAGAACCAGATGAGCAGGGCCGTGCGGTCGGACGACCGCATGAGCCACCACACCGCCCAGCGTTCCCTGCGCGCGTGCGGCCCCGTCTGCTCGCCGGTCGCCGCGCCGCCATAGGTGTCCACGGGCGCCATCTTCTCCGATGCCTCGTCCGCGTCCCGCTCTCGGGCTGCCCCGGCCTCCTGGATCTCCGTCACGAGCACCTATGGAACCCGTCACGGCTGCCCATGCCAAGTGGCGGGCGCTCCCGGAGATACCCTCCAACCCGGGGAAATACGCATATGTCCTGCTCACCGCCTCCCGGCGCGTGAAACTTTCACCGACGGCCTCCGCCCGCCGCTCCTCCACCCCACCGCGCTCCCGCCGCCTCCCGGACCGGGGGGCTACCATCGGATCCAGCGAGGGGACCGCCGGGTTCGTCCCGGCATCGTGTGCCCCGGAGGGCATCGGTCAGGGGCCTGGCCGCCGCCTGCTCCGGCCGCCTCATCCGGGATAAGCGAAAGCCGTCCTCTCCGAGGACGGAGGACACTGCCGCGTGCACTGGGACGGGTTCACCACGATGGAGCGCGACGTGCGCGCCGTCGTCGGCGACCCCCGGTGGACGCTGCTCCCCCCGGTCACCCGCGCGCACACGCTGGCCCAGCGGGCCCTGGTCACCCCCGACGGCGCCCGGTGGCTGTTCGGCGCGCACGCCCGCTGGTATCGCCTCGACCGCGTGGACGGCCGCTGGCACCTGTCCGCTCCCCCGGCCCATCCCGCCGTACGCGCCGCCGCGCGGCCGAGCCCGCCCGGCGTGGCCATCCCGCCCGTGCTGATCCCCACGGGCCCCGACTTCGCGTACGACCGCGGGTCCACCCAGGGGTTCGTCGGCCCGGACGTCCCGCACGAGATCACCGAACGGCTCCGCGCACTGCTGCTCGCCCACCGCGGGCTGCGCCGGGAGGACTTCCCTCTCGACGGCAGCGTCTACCAGCAGGTCTTCGCCCGCGACGTGGCCTCGACCGTGGCCGCCGTGTGGGGCACGATCATGTGGTGCGCCTACGCGCCCGCCTTCGACGGCAACGAGGTCATGCTGTCGATGTTCGGCGAGTTCCTGGCCCGGCCGCTGCCCGGGGACGACTGGGTGCGCTGGCTGCCCATGGGCTCGCTCGACGCGCTCGTGGGCCTCTACGCCGAGCGGATGCGCTCCGGCGCCGGGGAGGCGGGCCTGCGGCTGGCCGGGCTGATGGCCGAGACCGCCACCGTGCTGCGCGCCGACCCCCGGTTCCGCCCGCGCGCCGACGCGCTGATCGCGATGGCCGAGCCGCTGCTCGGCAGCCCCTGGCTGGACCAGCACGCCATGCCCAGTGGCGCCGTACGGCAGGCCTGGCTGGCGCGCTGCCCGCCGCACCTCGTGCCGGCCACGCTCCCCGAATGGGCGCCGGGCGAGCACTTCCGGCACACGCTGTACGACCTGGTGGAGGCCCTGGGCTACACGGCCGCGCGCGGGATGGATCCGCGGGCCGTGGCGGCCTCGCTGCTCGCCGCCGACGTGGCCGGCGTGTGCGGCGTGTCCGAGCCCGCCTGGGCGGCGCCGGGCAGCTCGTACACCGCACAGGTGGTCACCGCGCTCTATCCGTGGATGGACGACGAGCTCCGGCAGGCCCTCTATCTCGCGCTCGCCGAGCCTGCCCATCCGCTGCGGGGCTGCTGGCCGGCCGGTGGTGAGCTGCCGCCGGGGCTGATCCCACCCGATCGGGAGACGGCCGCCGCCCTGCTCGGCTCCGCGTACGCGACCGGCCTGGCCTGGTGTGCCCTGACCGGCACGCCCGCGCCGTCCGAGGGCTTCGCGGTGTGCTCCGCGGTCGTGAAGTGCTTGATCCACCAGCGGGACGACCCGCGTCCGCAGGAGGCGGCGGATCGGCGCAGGCCCGACCTGGACGAGTCGGGCAGTTGGCTGTTCGAAACCTCCAATTCGGATATTTCGTCCTTACCTCCGCTTTAGCAATCCCTTCCCCCCATCACCGTCTTTTTCATCGAATTGTGATCTCAGTATCGGGGAAATGGTCCCGGAGGGACGAGGGGTGCGGGTCGGAATGGTCACGATGGGCCATGTCGCGGCAGGGTACCCGGACGTAACCTCGTGATGGGTGTGGGCTGCGGAAGGAAGGACGACGCGGTGGGGCACGATGACCTGGACTCTCGGGTCCACGACCGTGTCGCGTTGGACGAAATCGCGCTCTACGCCGAGGTGCTGGAGGCCGTGAACATCACGGAGAACCGACTGACCTTGGAAGAGCTCGACAACGCGCTCGGATTGCGGACTTCGGCGAGCCGCTGAAGGCACTGAGGGCACGGACCGTCCCGGGCATCTGGTGGGCCCGGGACGGTTTGCTCGACCGAAATGACCCGTCCAAGACGGCGGTCAGGGCGCCCAGTGCCGCCATGAGCAGGAGCCCGCTGCAGATGGTCACCGGGATCGGCGTGCCGGGGCGTAGGGGTCCTGGTGACCGGCGTCCTCGTCGTCCGCCCGCTCGTACTGGCGGTCGAAGCCGTCACGAACGGGCAAGTGCCAATGGGTCGTCACACCGGCCGTCATACACCCGCCGTCACGCACCGGCGATCAGGCACACGCGGTCAGGCACACGGGGTCAGGCACACGGGGTCACGATCAAGCAGGGGCGAACCGACCGCGACGCGCCGGAGCGACACCCTGACGACCCGAAGCCATGACGTGACCCGGAATCATGACGTGACCCGGAATCATGACGTGACGACCGGGAGCCATGACCTGCGGGCCGGAATCATGACCTGACGAGCCGGGCGATGGCCGCCGAGGCCTCCTTCACCTTCTCGCTCGCCTCCGGGCCTCCGGTCTTGACGGCGTCGGCGACGCAATGGGCGATGTGGTCCTCCAGCAGCCCGAGCGCCACCGCCTGCAGAGCGCGGGTGGCCGCCGAGACCTGCGTGAGGATGTCGATGCAGTAGACGTCCTCGTCCACCATCCGCTGGAGCCCTCGGATCTGTCCCTCGATCCGGCGCAGGCGGGTGAGATAGGCCTGCTTGTCCCCGCTGTACCCGTGCATCCTTCAACGATACCCATAACCGGTATCGCGCGTCTCCATCCCGAGGGTAGGGCGGGCGGGCGCGGGAATGCATCCATGAACCGGCTCGTGGCGACGCTGGAGTCGCGGATGGGAACCCAGGCTGTCCTCCGTACGCTGCCGTTCGCCGCCATGGCGACGGTGGTGGTGGTCGACCTGCTCGCCGGGCCGTCCCTGGGCCTGCTGCCACTGCTGACCCTCGGGCCCGCGTTCGCCGCGGTGACGGGCGGGCCACGCCACACCGCACTGGCCGGGCTGGTCGCGCTCGTCCTGTCCGCGCCGCTGGCCTACCACGACCACCAGCTCAGTCATCCGCGGATCACCGTGACGCTGGTCGCGATCGTCGGGGTCACCGCGGCCGCCATGCTGGCCAGCCGGCTCCGGGCCGAGGGCCGGCGCAAGCTGGCGGACGTCCGCCTCGTCGCCGAGGCGGCCCAGCGCGTGCTGCTCCACCCGGTGCCCCGCCGTGCGGGCGACCTGCGCATCGCCCTCTCGTACACCTCCGCCGCGGTGGACGCCCGCATCGGCGGGGACCTGTTCGACATCGCCAGAGGGCCGGGCGGCATCCGGCTGATCGTCGCCGACGTGCAGGGCAAGGGGCTGGACGCGGTGGAGACGGCCGCCTCGGTGGTCGGCGCCTTCCGTGAGGCCGCCTACGACGAGCCGACGCTCGCCGACGTCGGCCGGCATCTGGAGGAGCACCTCGCGCGCGGGCTGGGCGGGGAGAAGTTCGTCACCGCCGTGCTCGCGGAGGTGCGCGAGCACGAGATCGCGCTGCTCAACTACGGCCACCCGCCGCCGCTGCTGCTCGGCCGCAACGGCCGTGTCCGGTGGCTCGAACCGACTCAGGAGGCGCCGCCGCTCGGCCTTGTCGCGCTCGCCCACGCCGGACCCGAGCCGTACGGATGCGAGTTCCGCAAGGGCGACGAGATCCTCTTCTACACCGACGGCGTGTACGAGGCACGCGACCGGAACGGGAACTTCTATCCCCTGGGCGACCGGGCGCCTCGCCTGCTGCGCGATCGCGAGCCGCAGGACGCCCTCGACATGCTCGAACGCGACCTGGTCGAGCACGTCGGCGGGCCCGTCCCGGACGACGCCGCCATGCTGCTCGTCCGCAGGGAACGGCCCTGACTGTCCGGCCCCGGCATCATTTGCCATATGCAATCATGGACGCACAGCAGCTCCGGCGGGCCGTGAGGCGACGGCCCGGCGGCAGGGCCAGTGGGCAGGGGCGAGCGCGGTGGAACCGGAAAGGCACGGACAGCCCGGCATCTTCTCCATGCTGACCGTCCTGGACCAGGACGTCGTCGTCATCCGGCTGTTCGGCGAGCTCGACCTGGGCTCCGCCGCCTCACTGCGCACCTGCCTGGCCGAGGCGGTCGGGCTGCGCACACCGCCACGGATCGTGGTCGACGCCGAAGGGCTCAAGTTCTGCGACTCGACCGGGCTGAGCGTCCTCATGGGAGGCCTGAGCGCCGTGAGGGCGGCCGGCGGGCGCCTGGCGCTGAGCGGCGCCCACGGACGCTTCGCCCGGATGCTCCGGATCACCGGCCTCGACACGGAACTGCCGATCCACGACTCCGTCGCCGCCGCCACCGCACATCTCGACCGGCCCGCCGACTGGCCCCGCTGACTGCCCCCTCCCACTGATCCCGCCGAGCAGGCGGGCGGCGGCGCGGTAGCGGTGCAGATCCCACGTGGCGGGCGCGACCGGCACGTCCTCCAGCCACATGACGAGCCGGTCGTCCCCCAGGTCGTCCAGCCGATACATGCGGGGGAGCCGCAGCCCGTCGGGAAGCGGGTGACGGGCGAGGTGGACGTCCGCGTCGGCCCGCCAGGGGAACCGCGCCGACAGGACGGCCCGCATCTGCTCGGGCATGTTCTCGAGCCGGGCCGAGTGCTCGATCGAGTGGATCGACTTGACGAAGAACGACCAGCGCACGCCGCTGGTCGTCGTGCCGCGCACGCGATGGAGCCAGGCCGTCGACACGGCCCCGGAAGCGAGGTGGATGGGCTCGACGTGCTGCTCCGCGATCTCGGCCAGGGAATCGCCGAGGATCTCGCGGACCAGATCCGTCACATCGGTGGCCGGTCTCAGGATCATGGGCCCAGCCTGCCACCCGGAAATCGTCCTCGCATGAGCACGGCCTACTCAACTACGCTCGCGCCCGTGACAGCCTCCTGGCCGTTCGCCTCGCCGCCCTCCTGGACGGGCCGGGGGACAGCACGGGGGCATCCGTCCGCCGACGCTCGTCAGGGGCGGGAGCGCAGGCCGTACATGAGCTCTTCCCAGCGGACGGCGACGGCCGTCGCGGCGTGGGCGGACGCGGTCTCCAGCGCCCCGGCCGCCAGCTTCATGCGGCGGCGTTCGTCGTCGACGAGGGTGAGCAGCGCACAGGCGAGCGGCTCGACGTCGCCGCTCTCCCCCTCCTGGACCAGCACGCTGTCGTGGCCCGGCCGGAGAAACTCGGCGGGCCCGCGCGATCCGTCGAAGCCCACGATCGGCACCCCGCAGCTCAGCGCCTCGATCACGGTCATGCCCAGCACCTCGTGGCGCGCCGGCACGGCGACGATGGACGCCTTGGCGAACTCGCCGGGCAGGTCGGGAGTGGTGCCCATGAAGTACACGTGGTTGTGCAGGTCGAGGTCGCGGACGAGGGCGCGCAGCCGCCGCTCCTCCGGGCCCCCGCCGTACAACCGCAGCCGCCAGTCGGGCCGCTTGTCTGCGACGATCGCGAAGGCCCGCACGAGCTGGTCGTACGACTTGCCGGGCACCAGCCTGCCCCCGGCGCTGACGATCCGGTTGTCCATGCGGGAGCGCGGCCAGGGCGTCGCGGGCAGGGCGTCGGGGATGGCGTGCACCGACAGGTCGTCGTCGAGCAGCCGCGCCCACTCGTCTCGCCGGCCGGTCGTGCTCGCCACCACGGCGTCGAGACGGGGATAGAACCGGCGCACCGGGCCGGGCACCGACGGTCTGCTCCACTCCCGCGCGATGCGGACGACGTCTCGTGGCGCATATCGGGCGGCCTGGACGCTCAGCGACGGCCGGGTGGTGACCAGGACGTCGGCCTGCAGGCCCCGCAGCATGCGCCAGAGCGCGACCTCCGTGCGCACCTGTCCCCGGGGCAGCAGGTGATGGACACCCGGCCGGGTGTCCACGAGCCAGCGCAGCGTCACCCGGCGGTCGACCGGGAAGAACGGCGTCTCCCTGGTGCGCCGGATGCTCACCACCTCGACCTCGTGGCGTGCGGCCAGCCCGCCCGCGAGGTTGAGCATCGCCCGCACGTCGCCCCGCATGCCGTACGCCGACGGGAGCAGGAACGCGATTTTCACGCGCCCACCTCCAGCAGCAGCTCGTCGGCGGGCGTGAAGCTGGGCCGGATCTGCACGCCGTCCACGAGCGCGTGGGGATAGTGGACGCGGCGGCGCTTGCCCTCGACGTCGTCGAGCCTCGCGCCCAGCGGCAGCGCGCGGTCGACGCCGTCCACCTCAAGGTAGGGCTCCCAGGAGCCCTGCGAGTCGGGGGTGGCAGCGAGCACGTCGCACAGCGAGAGCGCGGCGTGGAACCGGACCCCCTGGACGGTGGCGGCGAACCGCACGGTCGCGGCCGGATCGTCGTTCCCCGGATCGCCGTGCCCCGGCTCGTTGTCACCGCTGTCACCGAGAACCGCGGCATCGACGTCCGGATCGCCGTGGCCCGAGTGGCTGTGCCGCAGCGCGAGCGTGGCGTGGCGGTGCTGGTCGTCGTCGTCCAGGCCGGTGTAGGCCAGCAGCCCGGTCACCTCGAAGCGCCCCTCGCGGAACCACACCGCGCGGACGTCGGCGACCGGCTCCGCCGGATCGATCTTCAGGGCCAGGAATCCGTTGCGCGTGCGGTAGGCCCGGTAGGCGAGCGTCCGCCGGCCCAGCGCGTACGCGTCGAGACGGTCGAGCGAGAACCCGGGGTCGGCGCTCTGGATGCGGGTGCGGACGCCGCCCCGTTCGAGGTAGGTGTCCCAGCGGCCGGGACCGAGGTCGAGGGGCGCGAGGGAGACCGCGACGCTGGCGTCCCTCGTGCGCCCGCCCGATGCGCCGAGCGGCACCTGCCGTTCCTCACCCGTGCCGCGTTGCCGCAGGACCAGGTGGGTGCCGTCCGCCAGCGACTCGGCGATGGACAGGCGCAGGGAGAGGACGTCCGCCAGGGTGACCTCCGCGTCGATGACGACCACGCCCACCGTCCAGCCCCCTCCCCGTCGATTGAGCCAACGTTGAGGTTACCGTGATTTTCCTGTTATGTGGAGAAAGCCTTTGTCACTCTTCCATGAAACACGGATCATTCCATCGCCTTGACTGGTGTTTTCCACAAAAAGTTCACGATCATGGCAAGGATGCTTTACCCCTGCTTGATGGATTTGATGAGGAGCTGGGCGACGTCCACGACCTCCAGCGACTCCTTGGCCTGACCGGCGTTCTTCTTCTCGTTGATCGCGTCGCCGAGCATCACGAGGCAGAACGGGCAGGCGGTGGAGACGGTGTCGGGATCGGTGGTCAGCGCCTCGTCGACACGCTCGGTGTTGATGCGCTTTCCGATTCGCTCCTCCATCCACATGCGCGCGCCGCCAGCGCCACAGCAGAATCCGCGATCCTTGCAGCGGTGCATCTCCTGGGTCTGGACGCCCGGCACCTTGGCCATGATGTCGCGCGGCTGGGCGTACACCTTGTTGTGCCGGCCCAGGAAGCACGGGTCGTGGTAGGTGATCTTCTCCTCGATCGGGGTGATCGGGGTGAGGCGGCCCTCCTCCACCAGATGCGCCAGCAGCTGGGTGTGGTGCACGACCTCGTACGTGCCGCCGAGCTGCGGGTATTCGTTGGCGAGGGTGTTGAAGCAGTGGGGGCAGGTGGCCACGATCTTCTTGACCCCGGCCTCGTTGAGCGTCTCGATGTTCTGCTGGGCGAGCATGTTGAACAGGAACTCCATGCCCAGGCGGCGGGCCGGGTCACCGGTGCACGCCTCCATCGGGCCGAGCACGCCGAACTTGACCCCGGCGATGTGCAGCAGCTCCGCGACCGCCTTGGTGGTCTTCTTGGCCCGGTCCTCCAGCGCGCCGGCGCAGCCGACCCAGAAGAGATACTCGACGTCGTCGGGCATCTTCTCGTCGATGATCGGGACCTCGATGCGTTGTCCGTCCACGGAGGTGGCCAACTCCTCGATCCACTCGGCCCGCTTCATCTCGGACATGCCCCACGGGTTGCCCTTGTTCTCCAGGTTCTTGAGCATCACGCCCGCCTCGGACGGGAACGACGACTCGATCATCACCTGGTAGCGGCGCATGTCGAGGATGTGGTCGATGTGCTCGATGTCGACCGGGCACTGCTCGACGCACGCGCCGCAGTTGGTGCACGACCACAGCACGTCGGGGTGGATGACCCCGTCCTCGCCCACCAGCGGCTTGTCGAGCAGGGCCAGCACGTCCTCGGAGAAGCTCTCCTTCTCCTTCTCCCCGGCCAGCAGGTAGGGCGCGATCGCGAAGGCGTGGTCGCGCTGGTCGAGGATGAGCATCTTGGGCGACAGCGGCTTGTCCGTGTTCCAGGCCGGGCACTGCGACTGGCAGCGGCCGCACTCGGTGCAGGTGTAGAAGTCGAGGAAGCCCTTCCACGTCGTGTCGGTGATCTTGCCGCGGCCGAACACGTCGACCTCGGGGTCGGCCTCCTCGAAGTCGAGCACCTTCCCGTTGCTGCGCATCGGCTGGGCCGGACCCAGCCCGTCGGGACGGCGGGAGAACAGCACGTTCAGCGGCGCGGTGAAGATGTGCAGGTGCTTGCTGTTCACCACGATGACCAGGAACACCAGCATGAAGCCGATGTGCAGCAGCAGGGCGATCTGCTCCAGCAGCTCGCTGTGCGGCAGCACCTTCCCGATGGCCAGGCTGACGAACGCGCCGGACTCATAGGGGAAGTTGCCGTTGGCCGCCGCCGCGCCCCGGGCGAGGAACAGCGTCCAGATGATGTTGAAGATCATGAACAGGACCAGCCAGGCCCCGCCCAGGTGCGAGCCGGAGAACCGGGAGCCGCGTCCGAGCTTCTTCGGCGAGTTCTTGATCCGGATGGCCGTGAACGCGGCCAGCCCGAGCAGACAGGCGACCGCGATGAAGTCCTGCAGGAAGCCCAGCACCGGCCAGGTCCCGATGAGCGGGATGTGGAAGTCCGAGTGCCCGGTGATCGCGCCCTGGATGATCGCGCCGTACGCCTCGATGTAGACGGTCAGCAGGATGAAGAACGCCCACATGACGAAGAAGTGGGCGGTGCCGGACGGCGTCCACTTCAGCAGCTTGCGCTGGCCGAAGACCTCGACGAGCTGGGCCTTGATCTCGGCGCCGGCGTGCTGTTTGGCGTACTCGATCCGCTCCGGGGCCGGCTGGCCGCTGGTGGCAAGCCGATAGAGGAACAGCACGCGACGGCCCGCCAGCCCGACCGCCACGGCGGTCGCGATGAGGCCTGCAATCGCTACCCAGAGCACGAGTCCCTCCAATATCGAACGTCGGCGGCCAGCGTAGGGGCGCGGCGCCCTCGCAAGAGCGGTTGTGCCCCGCCCTGTGGATAACGTCTGCGCTTCCCGAATGGTACCGGCGAGTAACTTATCCTGCGTCACGCTCGGCGAGTGGCGCTCGTCACTGCGTTTCCCGCCGACGGCACGATACTAGAACAAAGCTCTACAAGAGGGTACGAGTGGGGTGGCCGTAATCTATCCGGCCAGGTAGCGCTGCACGGTGGGCCCGACCAGCGCGACGATCTCGTCGACGTCGGCGGAGGCGAGCGGCTCGAACCTGAGGATGTACCGCGTCATCACCACGCCGAACAACTGCGCGAAGGCGGCCTCCATCCGCAGCGGCGGGACGTCCAGCGCCTCGGCCACCCGCCCGAGGACGGCCGTCGAGAGGAACTCCCTGACCATGCCGACGGCCTGCTCGTTCACCA
This region includes:
- a CDS encoding metal-sensitive transcriptional regulator, whose product is MHGYSGDKQAYLTRLRRIEGQIRGLQRMVDEDVYCIDILTQVSAATRALQAVALGLLEDHIAHCVADAVKTGGPEASEKVKEASAAIARLVRS
- a CDS encoding STAS domain-containing protein, with amino-acid sequence MLTVLDQDVVVIRLFGELDLGSAASLRTCLAEAVGLRTPPRIVVDAEGLKFCDSTGLSVLMGGLSAVRAAGGRLALSGAHGRFARMLRITGLDTELPIHDSVAAATAHLDRPADWPR
- a CDS encoding (Fe-S)-binding protein; this translates as MLWVAIAGLIATAVAVGLAGRRVLFLYRLATSGQPAPERIEYAKQHAGAEIKAQLVEVFGQRKLLKWTPSGTAHFFVMWAFFILLTVYIEAYGAIIQGAITGHSDFHIPLIGTWPVLGFLQDFIAVACLLGLAAFTAIRIKNSPKKLGRGSRFSGSHLGGAWLVLFMIFNIIWTLFLARGAAAANGNFPYESGAFVSLAIGKVLPHSELLEQIALLLHIGFMLVFLVIVVNSKHLHIFTAPLNVLFSRRPDGLGPAQPMRSNGKVLDFEEADPEVDVFGRGKITDTTWKGFLDFYTCTECGRCQSQCPAWNTDKPLSPKMLILDQRDHAFAIAPYLLAGEKEKESFSEDVLALLDKPLVGEDGVIHPDVLWSCTNCGACVEQCPVDIEHIDHILDMRRYQVMIESSFPSEAGVMLKNLENKGNPWGMSEMKRAEWIEELATSVDGQRIEVPIIDEKMPDDVEYLFWVGCAGALEDRAKKTTKAVAELLHIAGVKFGVLGPMEACTGDPARRLGMEFLFNMLAQQNIETLNEAGVKKIVATCPHCFNTLANEYPQLGGTYEVVHHTQLLAHLVEEGRLTPITPIEEKITYHDPCFLGRHNKVYAQPRDIMAKVPGVQTQEMHRCKDRGFCCGAGGARMWMEERIGKRINTERVDEALTTDPDTVSTACPFCLVMLGDAINEKKNAGQAKESLEVVDVAQLLIKSIKQG
- a CDS encoding PP2C family protein-serine/threonine phosphatase: MNRLVATLESRMGTQAVLRTLPFAAMATVVVVDLLAGPSLGLLPLLTLGPAFAAVTGGPRHTALAGLVALVLSAPLAYHDHQLSHPRITVTLVAIVGVTAAAMLASRLRAEGRRKLADVRLVAEAAQRVLLHPVPRRAGDLRIALSYTSAAVDARIGGDLFDIARGPGGIRLIVADVQGKGLDAVETAASVVGAFREAAYDEPTLADVGRHLEEHLARGLGGEKFVTAVLAEVREHEIALLNYGHPPPLLLGRNGRVRWLEPTQEAPPLGLVALAHAGPEPYGCEFRKGDEILFYTDGVYEARDRNGNFYPLGDRAPRLLRDREPQDALDMLERDLVEHVGGPVPDDAAMLLVRRERP
- a CDS encoding glycosyltransferase, yielding MKIAFLLPSAYGMRGDVRAMLNLAGGLAARHEVEVVSIRRTRETPFFPVDRRVTLRWLVDTRPGVHHLLPRGQVRTEVALWRMLRGLQADVLVTTRPSLSVQAARYAPRDVVRIAREWSRPSVPGPVRRFYPRLDAVVASTTGRRDEWARLLDDDLSVHAIPDALPATPWPRSRMDNRIVSAGGRLVPGKSYDQLVRAFAIVADKRPDWRLRLYGGGPEERRLRALVRDLDLHNHVYFMGTTPDLPGEFAKASIVAVPARHEVLGMTVIEALSCGVPIVGFDGSRGPAEFLRPGHDSVLVQEGESGDVEPLACALLTLVDDERRRMKLAAGALETASAHAATAVAVRWEELMYGLRSRP